In one window of Frigoriglobus tundricola DNA:
- the rplM gene encoding 50S ribosomal protein L13: protein MSSFIANASTVQQKWVVIDATDLVVGRLAVTISNLLRGKHKVDFTPHCDTGDFVVVVNAEKVQFTGQKWEQKEYQDYSHYAGGQKITSAKEMLAKKPEEIIRRAVKRMMPRGPLGYKQLAKLKVYAGNQHPHQAQQPQELKLK from the coding sequence ATGTCTAGCTTCATTGCCAATGCGTCAACGGTCCAGCAGAAGTGGGTCGTCATCGACGCCACCGATCTGGTCGTCGGCCGGCTCGCCGTCACGATCTCCAACCTGCTGCGCGGGAAGCACAAGGTGGACTTCACCCCGCACTGCGACACGGGCGACTTCGTGGTCGTGGTGAACGCCGAGAAGGTGCAGTTCACCGGCCAGAAGTGGGAGCAGAAAGAGTACCAGGACTACTCCCACTACGCCGGCGGCCAAAAGATCACGTCGGCGAAGGAGATGCTCGCCAAGAAGCCGGAGGAGATCATCCGCCGCGCCGTCAAGCGGATGATGCCCCGCGGCCCGCTCGGCTACAAGCAGCTCGCCAAGCTGAAGGTCTACGCCGGCAACCAGCACCCGCACCAGGCCCAGCAGCCGCAAGAGCTGAAACTCAAGTAA
- a CDS encoding TlpA disulfide reductase family protein, which produces MTRVPLFAVLLLVAPEPRGVGAAEPLTIGSPAPELKIRTWVKGDPVTGIEKGKVYVVEFWGTACAPCIKCMPHMSELQRQHKDVVFACLCDEKEKDVRDFVAKHDKNMGFRVGWDEKGRMWTAWMGAAGHEGIPTAFVVDATGTIAWIGHPAEMDEPLQRIREGKYDPRVAVIALRFQKARKEAFRAENERLDRGNRLAVQVEKLVLEKRAAEAVTLVDEAIRKEPAERVWYGQMKLQALVADPKLADRALEYGTELAGAASARAHQDRPTSQVLLHIAGLLSAPLGDAPPDPRCCDLAIEIIKQAREVARQEQDSGERDQIEFRLHADAQLAHVFASKGEYAKAVAHAETALKAFRTATPPPSWTNNKQLRQNMEGWAKQLEESLEEFKKKAATRERR; this is translated from the coding sequence ATGACGCGGGTCCCCTTATTCGCGGTTCTGCTTCTCGTTGCCCCGGAACCCAGAGGGGTCGGCGCGGCGGAGCCGCTGACCATCGGCAGCCCGGCCCCCGAACTCAAGATCCGCACCTGGGTGAAAGGCGACCCGGTCACCGGGATCGAGAAGGGCAAGGTGTACGTCGTCGAGTTCTGGGGGACGGCCTGCGCGCCGTGCATCAAATGCATGCCGCACATGAGCGAGCTCCAGCGGCAGCACAAGGACGTCGTCTTCGCGTGCCTGTGTGACGAGAAGGAAAAGGACGTCCGAGACTTCGTCGCGAAGCACGACAAGAACATGGGCTTCCGGGTCGGTTGGGACGAGAAGGGGCGAATGTGGACGGCCTGGATGGGGGCGGCCGGCCACGAGGGCATCCCGACCGCGTTCGTCGTGGACGCGACGGGGACGATCGCCTGGATCGGCCACCCGGCCGAGATGGACGAACCGCTGCAACGGATCCGGGAGGGCAAGTACGACCCGCGGGTGGCCGTCATCGCGCTCCGGTTCCAGAAGGCCCGGAAGGAGGCGTTCCGAGCGGAGAACGAGCGGCTCGACCGCGGGAACCGGCTCGCGGTTCAGGTCGAGAAACTGGTCCTGGAGAAGAGGGCGGCGGAGGCAGTGACCCTGGTGGACGAGGCGATTCGGAAGGAACCGGCCGAACGAGTGTGGTACGGGCAGATGAAATTGCAGGCCCTGGTCGCCGATCCGAAGCTGGCGGACCGGGCGCTGGAGTACGGGACCGAGTTGGCGGGGGCGGCTTCCGCCCGGGCCCATCAGGACCGGCCGACGAGTCAGGTCCTGTTGCACATCGCGGGGCTCCTCTCCGCCCCGCTCGGCGACGCCCCACCCGATCCGCGCTGCTGCGATCTGGCGATCGAGATCATCAAACAAGCCCGGGAGGTGGCACGCCAAGAGCAGGACTCCGGCGAGCGCGACCAGATCGAGTTTCGCCTCCACGCCGACGCCCAACTTGCCCACGTGTTCGCGAGTAAAGGGGAGTACGCCAAAGCGGTCGCGCACGCAGAAACCGCACTCAAGGCGTTCCGAACCGCCACGCCCCCGCCATCGTGGACAAACAACAAACAGCTTCGACAGAACATGGAGGGCTGGGCCAAGCAGTTAGAAGAAAGTCTCGAAGAGTTCAAGAAGAAAGCGGCCACACGAGAGCGAAGGTGA
- a CDS encoding MFS transporter — MRYTLLAFLCAVTVIAYIQRSALSVPSKQIEAELALTSQDMGTVWLAWYTGYAVFQLPAGWVAHRLGSKPALIGFAVTWSALTATVGAATGFTGLAVLWGLMGVAQSGIFVCAAKAVGATFRSTEQAFASGALQCSMAGGAALSVYVTGQLLGPLTWPEILAAYAVPGIAWAAAFALVVPRPEGAGARRGTRTGRGTGAPRAPGPGPVVPVAHRPADGSALCNSSNGPARSRCSSPGSRGTCKSRRA; from the coding sequence ATGCGCTACACCCTGCTCGCCTTTCTGTGTGCCGTCACCGTCATCGCGTACATTCAGCGGTCCGCGCTGAGCGTCCCGTCGAAGCAGATCGAAGCCGAACTGGCTCTGACGTCCCAGGACATGGGTACGGTCTGGCTCGCGTGGTACACCGGGTACGCGGTGTTCCAGCTCCCGGCCGGGTGGGTCGCCCACCGGCTCGGCAGCAAGCCCGCCCTGATCGGTTTCGCGGTCACGTGGTCCGCGCTCACGGCAACGGTCGGTGCGGCCACCGGGTTCACGGGTTTGGCGGTGCTGTGGGGGCTGATGGGGGTCGCCCAGTCCGGCATCTTCGTGTGCGCCGCGAAGGCGGTCGGGGCCACGTTTCGGAGCACGGAACAGGCGTTCGCGTCCGGCGCGCTCCAGTGCAGCATGGCGGGCGGCGCGGCCCTGTCGGTGTACGTCACGGGGCAGTTACTCGGTCCGCTGACGTGGCCGGAGATCCTCGCGGCGTACGCGGTACCCGGGATCGCCTGGGCCGCCGCGTTCGCCCTCGTCGTGCCGCGCCCGGAGGGGGCCGGCGCCCGAAGGGGAACCCGCACCGGCCGCGGAACGGGCGCCCCCCGCGCCCCCGGCCCCGGTCCGGTGGTCCCGGTTGCTCACCGACCGGCAGATGGTTCTGCTCTGTGCAACAGCTCCAACGGGCCGGCGCGGTCGCGCTGTTCTTCACCTGGTTCCCGCGGTACCTGCAAGAGTCGAAGGGCGTGA
- a CDS encoding MFS transporter codes for MALVCVAAFCAYASGGIAYAVAIAMGGKRVAPVFATMNMAGNVGAGLFPFAVGHVVGETGNWNVTMLLFAGMFAGSTVCWAFLNPKGPLFEEPQ; via the coding sequence GTGGCACTCGTCTGCGTGGCCGCGTTCTGCGCCTACGCCAGCGGCGGGATCGCCTACGCGGTCGCCATCGCGATGGGCGGGAAACGGGTCGCGCCCGTGTTCGCCACGATGAACATGGCCGGGAACGTGGGGGCCGGGCTGTTCCCGTTCGCGGTGGGGCACGTCGTCGGCGAAACGGGCAACTGGAACGTCACAATGCTACTGTTCGCAGGAATGTTTGCCGGTTCGACCGTCTGCTGGGCATTCTTGAACCCCAAAGGCCCACTGTTCGAGGAGCCGCAATAA
- a CDS encoding PAS domain S-box protein, giving the protein MVPNPLGLPAPPFASLPPTAADPCSELDRAPVEDKFRGLLEAAPDAIFLVDEAGRIALMNTQAERMFGYARGDLMGHPIEVLVPERFRGHHPAHRSGYAREPRVRAMGEGQELYGLRKDGTEFPVEISLSPLATGAERYTISAVRDVTQRKEAEDAIRFGQERFRVLVEGVKDYAIYLLDPAGHVLSWNVGAERIKGYPAEEIVGRHVSVFYPRDAVDRGWPAEELRRAAAEGRFEDEGWRVRKDGSLFWANVVITSVFDAAGRLQGFAKVTRDLTERKRHEQALQEKNVELEKANRAKDHFLATMSHELRTPLNAIIGFTGTLLMRLPGPLTVDQEKQLRTVQTSARHLLSLINDLLDLAKIESGKVELRSDPLVAQHVVQEVVTALRPLAEAKGLRFEAPPAGDVVVRADRRALSQILINLINNAIKFTETGTVALDVVRRDDAGRAAVAFVVSDTGAGIRPEDQPRLFQAFTQIDAPETRKQEGTGLGLHLSAKLAELLGGRITVESEFGRGSTFTLVLVGG; this is encoded by the coding sequence GTGGTTCCGAACCCCCTCGGTCTCCCCGCCCCGCCATTCGCTTCCCTCCCGCCCACAGCCGCCGACCCCTGCAGCGAGCTCGATCGCGCCCCGGTGGAGGACAAGTTCCGCGGCCTTTTGGAAGCCGCCCCGGACGCCATCTTCCTGGTCGACGAGGCGGGCCGGATCGCGCTGATGAACACCCAGGCGGAACGCATGTTCGGGTACGCCCGCGGCGACCTCATGGGGCACCCGATCGAAGTTCTCGTGCCCGAACGGTTCCGCGGGCACCACCCGGCCCACCGTTCGGGCTACGCGCGCGAGCCGCGGGTGCGGGCCATGGGCGAGGGGCAGGAGCTCTACGGGCTCCGCAAAGACGGGACGGAGTTCCCCGTCGAGATCAGCCTCAGCCCGCTCGCGACCGGCGCCGAACGGTACACCATCAGCGCGGTCCGCGACGTGACGCAGCGCAAGGAGGCCGAGGACGCGATCCGGTTCGGTCAGGAGCGGTTCCGCGTGCTAGTAGAGGGGGTGAAGGACTACGCCATTTATCTGCTCGACCCCGCGGGGCACGTCCTCAGTTGGAACGTCGGCGCCGAGCGGATCAAGGGGTACCCGGCCGAGGAGATCGTGGGCCGGCACGTCTCGGTGTTCTACCCCCGGGACGCCGTCGACCGGGGCTGGCCGGCCGAGGAACTGCGGCGGGCGGCGGCCGAGGGGCGGTTCGAGGACGAAGGGTGGCGCGTGCGCAAGGACGGCTCCTTATTTTGGGCCAACGTGGTCATCACCAGCGTGTTCGACGCGGCGGGGCGGCTCCAGGGCTTCGCCAAGGTGACCCGCGACCTCACCGAGCGCAAGCGGCACGAACAGGCGCTCCAGGAGAAGAACGTCGAACTCGAAAAGGCCAACCGGGCGAAGGACCACTTTCTCGCCACCATGAGCCACGAGCTGCGGACGCCCCTGAACGCCATCATCGGCTTCACCGGGACGCTCCTGATGCGCCTCCCCGGGCCGCTCACGGTGGACCAGGAGAAGCAGCTCCGCACGGTCCAGACCAGTGCCCGGCACCTGCTCTCCCTCATCAACGACCTGCTCGACCTGGCCAAGATCGAGTCCGGGAAGGTGGAACTGCGCTCCGACCCCCTGGTCGCTCAGCACGTGGTTCAGGAAGTCGTCACGGCCCTGCGCCCGCTGGCCGAGGCGAAGGGGCTCCGGTTCGAGGCGCCGCCCGCGGGCGACGTCGTCGTGCGCGCCGACCGGCGGGCGCTGAGCCAGATCCTCATCAACCTGATCAACAACGCGATCAAGTTCACGGAAACCGGTACGGTCGCGCTGGACGTGGTCCGGCGCGACGATGCCGGGCGGGCGGCGGTCGCGTTCGTCGTGTCGGACACCGGGGCCGGTATCCGCCCCGAGGACCAGCCGCGCCTGTTCCAGGCGTTCACCCAGATCGACGCGCCCGAGACGCGCAAGCAGGAGGGGACCGGGCTGGGGCTGCACCTCAGCGCCAAACTGGCCGAGCTGCTCGGGGGGCGGATCACGGTCGAGAGCGAGTTCGGCCGAGGCAGCACGTTTACGCTCGTACTGGTCGGAGGGTGA
- a CDS encoding response regulator — protein MPAHILIIEDNRANLELMSYLLGAFGYDPHTAGDGATGVEIARERPFDLIVCDIHMPGVDGYEVARRLKADPVLRAVPLVAVTALAMVGDRDRVLAAGFDGYIAKPIDPETFVVRVEEYLRHEHRTAAAHARAAPAAANKPTNGLTILVVDNLSVNRDLACSILEPHGYRVLTADGVDQGLAVARGHACDLILSDVCMTGESGYDFIRAVKADGRLAAIPFVFITSTMLEENDRVTGLCLGAARFLCRPIEPDALLAELEACLRAAGRLALGDDSDR, from the coding sequence GTGCCCGCGCACATACTGATCATCGAGGACAACCGGGCCAACCTGGAGTTGATGAGCTACCTTTTGGGAGCGTTCGGCTACGACCCGCACACCGCCGGGGACGGCGCCACGGGGGTCGAGATCGCGCGCGAGCGCCCGTTCGATCTGATCGTCTGCGACATCCACATGCCCGGAGTAGATGGGTACGAGGTGGCCCGCCGGCTCAAAGCCGATCCGGTCCTCCGGGCGGTCCCGCTCGTGGCGGTCACCGCCCTGGCGATGGTCGGCGACCGGGACCGGGTGCTGGCCGCGGGGTTCGACGGCTACATCGCCAAGCCGATCGACCCCGAGACGTTCGTGGTCCGCGTCGAGGAGTACCTGCGGCACGAGCACCGCACGGCCGCGGCCCACGCCCGGGCCGCACCGGCGGCCGCGAACAAACCCACGAACGGGCTAACGATATTGGTTGTTGACAACCTGAGCGTCAACCGCGACCTCGCCTGTTCGATCCTGGAGCCGCACGGGTACCGGGTCCTCACCGCCGACGGGGTGGACCAGGGGCTCGCCGTCGCGCGGGGGCACGCGTGCGATTTGATCCTGTCCGATGTGTGCATGACCGGCGAATCGGGGTACGATTTTATTCGGGCCGTGAAAGCCGACGGCCGCCTCGCGGCGATCCCCTTCGTGTTCATTACCTCGACCATGCTGGAGGAGAACGACCGCGTCACCGGACTGTGCCTCGGGGCGGCCCGTTTCCTCTGCCGCCCCATCGAGCCGGACGCCCTCCTGGCCGAACTCGAAGCCTGCCTCCGCGCCGCGGGGAGACTCGCCCTTGGCGACGATTCTGATCGTTGA
- a CDS encoding response regulator, whose translation MATILIVDDRPANREYLVALLGYSGHRLLEAGDGAEGLALARAARPDLVIADVLMPTMDGYEFVRQLRADRAVAGTRVVFYTAHYHEPEARALAAACGVAAVLTKPCEPDEVLRTVEAALDGAPAAPPRRRPPRTRSTASTCGSSRTSSRSGRTTCAAPTSG comes from the coding sequence TTGGCGACGATTCTGATCGTTGACGACCGCCCGGCGAACCGGGAGTACCTCGTCGCGCTGCTCGGGTACAGCGGCCACCGGCTGCTGGAAGCCGGGGACGGCGCCGAGGGGCTCGCGCTCGCGCGCGCCGCCCGCCCGGACCTCGTCATCGCCGACGTCCTGATGCCGACGATGGACGGGTACGAGTTCGTGCGCCAGCTCCGCGCGGACCGGGCGGTCGCGGGCACCCGGGTGGTCTTCTACACCGCGCACTACCACGAACCGGAGGCCCGCGCGCTCGCCGCCGCCTGCGGCGTCGCGGCCGTACTGACCAAGCCGTGTGAGCCGGACGAGGTGCTGCGCACCGTCGAGGCCGCGCTCGACGGCGCGCCCGCGGCCCCGCCCCGGCGGCGCCCGCCGCGGACGCGTTCGACCGCGAGCACCTGCGGGTCCTCACGGACAAGCTCTCGCAGCGGGCGGACGACCTGCGCCGCACCAACGAGCGGCTGA
- a CDS encoding PAS domain S-box protein, with the protein MDLARSARIGRPAPLTGVLATVLAAGRCFRAASHSGLEAVGLPATFPPARAVLAAPLRSPAHIYGWVCLLDKVGADAFTDGDEQLARMLGAQVGRIYENGSLYTELLRRTSELAQEVGDRKRAEAEVRRTSDLLRAVADGTTDAVFVKDRAGKYLFFNQAAARFVGKSVADVLGNDDTALFAPDSARVAMENDRRVIGSGVTETTEEELTAAGATRTYLATKAPYRDAEGQIIGVLGISHDITDRKKTEAALRASEERFRAFMDHSPAAAWVTGADGRVLYLSAAYHRMFLVRPGEWVGRPVSELFPAHIARVYADNIRTVIETGRVLETTEPGVRADGTAGEFLVYKFPLPHPGGGSAVGGVAVDVTDRQRAEQRLTTEHAVVSILARAADLREAAPDLLRAVGEKTGWDVGALWTVNRSALVLTCAALWHGEGAGGGEFYRQSQGRTFGPGEGLPGRVWATRQAVWAADLAEIPYFQRAAAAEQVGLRSGFGFPISFGDELFGVAEFFSRDRRPPDPEVLRMCDSLGSQIGQFIERKRAEGGVRLFRALIDRTTDVIEVIDPETARFIDVNDRACVTLGYTRAEYRNLRVPDVDPTIAGRPWGDVIAAHRGEGTATFESLHRRKDGTTFPVEVNLNFIRLEREYLVAVVRDITERRHLEEQVRQSQKMEAIGQLAGGIAHDFNNLLTIINGFGEVLLGSMPPTDPAREMVQQMVGAGERAAGLTRQLLTFSRKAIIERKVLDPTAVVAGVQRMLDRVIGEDVRLTVATDPDVGAVHADPGQMEQVLLNLVVNARDAMPTGGHLTIELRNVELAESYTRDHPGAAPGPHVLLAVTDTGCGMDAATVSRVFEPFFTTKGERGTGLGLATVHGIVKQSGGHVAVYSEVGRGTTFKVYLPRVDRLAPVARSGHHRAPLPAGGETVLVVEDEAGVRDLTCHVLRGCGYTVLEAGDGTEAVRRAADHPGRIDLLVTDVVMPRMSGPALAERLAPLRPETRVLFLSGYTDDAVVRHGILEAGVAFLQKPFTPVSLAAKVREVLDAAR; encoded by the coding sequence GTGGATCTGGCGCGGAGCGCCCGGATCGGCCGCCCCGCGCCCCTCACCGGCGTCCTCGCGACCGTGCTCGCGGCCGGGCGCTGTTTTCGCGCGGCCAGCCACAGCGGCCTGGAGGCGGTGGGGCTCCCGGCCACCTTCCCGCCGGCGCGGGCCGTCCTCGCGGCCCCGCTCCGGTCGCCGGCCCACATTTACGGCTGGGTCTGCCTGCTGGACAAGGTCGGGGCCGACGCGTTCACCGACGGGGACGAACAGCTCGCCCGGATGCTCGGCGCCCAGGTCGGCCGGATCTACGAGAACGGCAGCCTGTACACCGAGCTGCTCCGCCGCACGTCCGAGCTGGCCCAGGAGGTCGGAGACCGGAAGCGGGCCGAGGCCGAGGTGCGGCGCACCTCCGACCTGCTCCGCGCGGTCGCCGACGGCACCACCGACGCCGTGTTCGTAAAGGACCGGGCCGGGAAGTACCTGTTCTTTAACCAGGCCGCCGCCCGGTTCGTCGGCAAATCGGTCGCCGACGTGCTCGGGAACGACGACACCGCCCTCTTCGCCCCCGACAGTGCCCGGGTCGCGATGGAGAACGACCGGCGGGTGATCGGGTCCGGCGTCACTGAGACGACCGAGGAGGAGCTCACCGCGGCCGGGGCGACCCGGACGTACCTGGCCACCAAGGCCCCGTACCGGGACGCGGAGGGGCAGATCATCGGGGTGCTGGGCATCTCGCACGACATCACCGACCGGAAGAAGACCGAGGCCGCCCTCCGGGCGAGCGAGGAGCGGTTCCGGGCGTTCATGGACCACAGCCCGGCCGCGGCCTGGGTGACGGGCGCGGACGGGCGCGTCCTCTACCTCAGCGCCGCGTACCACCGGATGTTCCTCGTCCGGCCGGGCGAGTGGGTCGGGCGCCCGGTGAGCGAGTTGTTCCCGGCGCACATCGCCCGCGTGTACGCGGACAATATCCGGACCGTGATCGAGACCGGGCGCGTCCTGGAAACGACCGAGCCGGGCGTCCGGGCGGACGGGACGGCGGGCGAGTTCCTGGTGTACAAGTTCCCCCTCCCGCACCCCGGCGGCGGCTCGGCCGTGGGCGGGGTGGCCGTCGACGTGACCGACCGGCAACGGGCCGAGCAGCGGCTGACGACCGAGCACGCCGTCGTCAGCATCCTGGCGCGGGCGGCGGACCTGCGCGAGGCGGCCCCGGACCTGTTGCGGGCCGTGGGCGAGAAGACCGGGTGGGACGTCGGCGCCCTCTGGACGGTGAACCGGTCCGCGCTCGTGCTGACCTGCGCGGCCCTTTGGCACGGCGAGGGGGCGGGGGGCGGTGAGTTCTATAGGCAATCACAGGGCCGCACGTTCGGCCCCGGGGAGGGCCTGCCCGGTCGCGTCTGGGCCACCCGGCAAGCGGTGTGGGCCGCCGACCTGGCCGAGATCCCGTACTTCCAGCGGGCCGCCGCGGCGGAACAAGTGGGGCTCCGGAGCGGGTTCGGGTTCCCGATCTCGTTCGGGGACGAGCTGTTCGGGGTGGCGGAGTTCTTCAGCCGGGACCGCCGGCCGCCGGACCCCGAGGTGCTGCGCATGTGCGACAGCCTGGGGAGCCAGATCGGCCAGTTCATCGAGCGGAAGCGGGCCGAGGGCGGCGTGCGCCTGTTCCGCGCGCTCATCGACCGGACGACGGACGTGATCGAGGTGATCGACCCGGAAACGGCCCGGTTCATCGACGTCAACGACCGGGCCTGCGTGACCCTCGGCTACACCCGCGCCGAGTACCGGAACCTGCGGGTCCCCGACGTCGACCCCACGATCGCCGGGCGCCCGTGGGGGGACGTGATCGCGGCGCACCGGGGCGAGGGCACGGCCACGTTCGAGAGCCTGCACCGGCGCAAGGACGGCACCACGTTCCCGGTGGAAGTGAACCTGAACTTCATCCGGCTGGAGCGCGAGTACCTGGTCGCGGTGGTGCGGGACATCACCGAGCGCCGGCACCTGGAGGAGCAGGTCCGCCAGTCGCAGAAGATGGAAGCGATCGGCCAGCTCGCCGGCGGCATCGCCCACGACTTCAACAACCTGCTCACCATCATCAACGGGTTCGGCGAGGTGCTCCTCGGGTCCATGCCGCCGACCGACCCGGCCCGCGAGATGGTGCAGCAGATGGTGGGCGCGGGGGAGCGGGCCGCCGGGCTGACCCGGCAGCTCCTCACGTTCAGCCGCAAGGCCATCATCGAGCGCAAGGTGCTCGACCCGACGGCCGTGGTCGCCGGGGTCCAGCGGATGCTCGACCGGGTGATCGGCGAGGACGTCCGCCTGACCGTCGCGACCGACCCGGACGTCGGGGCCGTGCACGCCGACCCCGGCCAGATGGAACAGGTGCTGCTGAACCTCGTGGTGAACGCCCGGGACGCGATGCCCACCGGCGGGCACCTGACCATCGAGCTGCGCAACGTGGAGCTGGCGGAGTCGTACACCCGGGACCACCCGGGGGCCGCCCCCGGCCCCCACGTGCTGCTCGCCGTGACCGACACCGGGTGCGGGATGGACGCCGCGACCGTGTCCCGCGTCTTCGAGCCGTTCTTCACCACCAAGGGGGAGCGCGGCACCGGGCTGGGCCTGGCCACGGTCCACGGCATCGTCAAGCAGAGCGGCGGGCACGTCGCCGTGTACAGCGAGGTCGGGCGCGGGACCACGTTCAAGGTGTACCTGCCGCGCGTCGACCGGCTCGCGCCCGTGGCCCGGTCGGGGCACCACCGGGCGCCCCTCCCCGCGGGCGGCGAAACGGTGCTGGTGGTGGAGGACGAGGCCGGCGTGCGCGACCTGACGTGTCACGTGCTGCGGGGGTGCGGGTACACCGTGCTGGAGGCGGGCGACGGGACCGAGGCCGTGCGCCGGGCGGCCGACCACCCGGGCCGGATCGACCTGCTGGTGACCGACGTGGTGATGCCCCGGATGAGCGGCCCGGCTCTGGCCGAGCGCCTGGCGCCGTTGCGCCCCGAGACGCGGGTGCTGTTCCTCTCGGGGTACACGGACGACGCCGTCGTCCGGCACGGCATTCTGGAAGCCGGGGTGGCGTTCCTCCAGAAGCCGTTCACCCCGGTGTCGCTGGCCGCGAAGGTGCGCGAGGTGCTGGACGCGGCGCGGTGA
- a CDS encoding PilZ domain-containing protein: MDEHDHVNRRRHFRLPYPPGGGPLFVTGGATLPVVELSERGMQFTHENHTLAPGERVAGKLRFEDGTEAPVDGVVVRTVWSRVAVRLLRGVLLGRMLAEQRRLLRHYPEFLKLADGAKA; this comes from the coding sequence GTGGACGAACACGATCACGTGAACCGCCGGAGGCACTTCCGGCTCCCGTACCCGCCCGGCGGCGGGCCGCTGTTCGTTACGGGCGGCGCCACGCTACCCGTGGTCGAGTTGTCCGAACGCGGCATGCAGTTCACACACGAGAACCACACACTGGCGCCGGGCGAGCGCGTGGCCGGGAAACTGCGGTTCGAGGACGGGACCGAGGCGCCGGTCGATGGCGTGGTCGTCCGCACCGTCTGGTCGCGCGTCGCCGTCCGGCTCCTCCGCGGGGTCCTGTTGGGCCGGATGCTGGCCGAACAGCGGCGGCTCCTGCGGCACTATCCCGAGTTCCTCAAACTCGCCGACGGGGCCAAGGCGTAG